In one Streptomyces sp. T12 genomic region, the following are encoded:
- the gap gene encoding type I glyceraldehyde-3-phosphate dehydrogenase, with amino-acid sequence MSVRVGINGFGRIGRNYLRCVLERAETSAGTPVEVVAVNDITSPAALAHLLAYDSTYGRIGRPVEHDDESLTVAGHRIAVTAERDPAALAWGDLGVDIVIESTGRFRTREQAGRHLKAGARKVLLSVPGKDVDATVVMGVNEGTYDPQSHHVVSNASCTTNCVAPMVKVLDEHFGLVKGLMTTIHGYTNDQVVLDGPHKDLRRGRSAAVNIIPTSTGAARAVGLVMPELAGTLDGIAVRVPVEDGSLTDLSVVLDRPVSVEEVNAAFREAADGPMKGVLRVSEAPIVSRDIVGDPASCVLDAPLTQAHGDLVKVFGWYDNEWGYTNRLLDLTEYVAARLPRG; translated from the coding sequence ATGAGCGTGCGCGTCGGCATCAACGGATTCGGCCGGATCGGCCGTAACTACCTGCGCTGCGTACTGGAGCGCGCGGAGACCTCCGCCGGCACCCCGGTGGAGGTCGTGGCGGTCAACGACATCACCTCACCGGCGGCGCTGGCCCATCTGCTGGCGTACGACTCGACATACGGCCGCATCGGCCGTCCCGTCGAGCACGACGACGAGTCCCTCACCGTGGCCGGGCACCGCATCGCCGTGACCGCCGAGCGGGACCCCGCCGCCCTGGCCTGGGGCGACCTCGGCGTCGACATCGTCATCGAGTCGACCGGCCGTTTCCGCACCCGCGAACAGGCCGGCCGGCACCTGAAGGCCGGTGCCCGCAAGGTGCTGCTCTCCGTGCCGGGCAAGGACGTCGACGCCACCGTGGTGATGGGTGTCAACGAGGGAACGTACGACCCGCAGAGCCACCACGTCGTCTCCAACGCCTCCTGCACCACCAACTGCGTGGCGCCGATGGTGAAGGTCCTCGACGAGCACTTCGGCCTCGTCAAGGGGCTGATGACCACCATCCACGGCTACACCAACGACCAGGTGGTCCTCGACGGCCCGCACAAGGACCTGCGCCGCGGCCGCAGTGCCGCCGTCAACATCATCCCCACCTCCACCGGGGCCGCCCGCGCCGTCGGGCTGGTCATGCCGGAGCTGGCCGGCACCCTGGACGGCATCGCCGTACGCGTCCCCGTCGAGGACGGTTCGCTGACCGACCTCAGCGTGGTCCTGGACCGGCCGGTCAGCGTGGAGGAGGTCAACGCCGCGTTCCGGGAGGCCGCCGACGGTCCGATGAAGGGCGTGCTGCGGGTGTCCGAGGCCCCGATCGTCTCCCGCGACATCGTGGGCGACCCCGCCTCCTGCGTCCTGGACGCCCCGCTGACCCAGGCGCACGGCGACCTGGTGAAGGTCTTCGGCTGGTACGACAACGAGTGGGGCTACACCAACCGGCTGCTGGACCTCACCGAATACGTCGCGGCCCGGCTCCCGCGCGGCTGA
- a CDS encoding response regulator transcription factor, producing MGTRARAPGSQVKEHPLADGEQPGTAAQALVRLPALRPQVAVLDVRLPDGDGDGDGDGDGVTVRRELRSRLPEPACLMLTSFDDEEALLDSIMAGASGYVLKQIQGSDLVSAVRTVARGQSLLDPSATTRLMARLRHGHGKEEAPDPLPGLTGREREIPALIGEGLTNRQTGQRLFLAEKTVKNHSSRLLAELGVERRIQAAVIATQAEDRLKQQGR from the coding sequence ATGGGCACTCGAGCCCGTGCACCCGGATCACAGGTCAAGGAGCATCCGCTGGCAGACGGCGAACAGCCCGGCACCGCGGCGCAGGCCCTCGTGCGGTTGCCCGCGCTGCGCCCCCAAGTCGCGGTGCTCGACGTGCGCCTGCCCGACGGCGACGGCGACGGCGACGGCGACGGCGACGGCGTGACCGTGCGCCGGGAGCTGCGCTCGCGTCTGCCGGAGCCGGCCTGCCTGATGCTGACCTCGTTCGACGACGAGGAAGCCCTGCTGGACTCGATCATGGCCGGCGCCTCGGGATATGTGCTGAAGCAGATCCAGGGCTCGGACCTGGTGTCGGCCGTGCGGACCGTCGCCCGCGGCCAGTCCCTGCTCGACCCGAGCGCCACCACCAGGCTGATGGCCCGCCTGCGCCACGGGCATGGGAAGGAGGAGGCGCCGGACCCCTTGCCTGGTCTCACCGGCCGGGAGCGGGAGATTCCCGCCCTGATCGGCGAGGGACTGACCAACCGGCAGACCGGCCAAAGGCTCTTCCTCGCAGAGAAGACCGTCAAGAACCACAGCTCCCGTCTGCTGGCCGAGCTGGGCGTCGAGCGGCGCATCCAGGCCGCGGTCATCGCCACCCAGGCCGAGGACCGGCTGAAGCAGCAGGGCCGCTGA